From Paraburkholderia sabiae, a single genomic window includes:
- a CDS encoding YggT family protein — protein MFGDIARFLLNTVFTLFGAALLLRAWLQFIRMQPYNPVSSAVMQATNWLVLPLRKIIPSTRSIDWASLVAALITSIVYVVLMVAIVGVDPLGLMPSLLIVALLTVVKWALNLLIWLTILMALLSWLNPRSPAMPILYQLTAPFLDPLRKIMPRFGGIDLSPILLFVIVQVLLMVVTRAAVSLTLFGI, from the coding sequence ATGTTCGGCGATATCGCCCGTTTTCTGCTCAATACCGTCTTCACGCTGTTCGGCGCGGCGCTGCTGCTGCGCGCCTGGCTCCAGTTCATCCGCATGCAGCCGTACAACCCGGTGTCGAGTGCCGTGATGCAGGCGACCAACTGGCTCGTGCTGCCGCTGCGCAAGATCATTCCGAGTACGCGCAGCATCGACTGGGCGAGCCTCGTCGCCGCGCTGATCACGTCGATCGTCTATGTCGTGCTGATGGTCGCGATCGTCGGCGTCGATCCGCTCGGGCTGATGCCGTCGCTGCTGATCGTCGCGCTGCTGACGGTCGTCAAGTGGGCGCTGAACCTGCTGATCTGGCTGACGATCCTGATGGCGCTGCTGTCGTGGCTCAATCCGCGTTCGCCCGCCATGCCGATTTTGTATCAGCTGACGGCGCCGTTTCTCGATCCGCTGCGCAAGATCATGCCGCGCTTTGGCGGCATCGATCTGTCGCCGATCCTGCTGTTCGTGATCGTCCAGGTGCTGCTGATGGTCGTGACGCGCGCAGCCGTGTCGCTGACGCTGTTCGGCATCTGA
- a CDS encoding UbiD family decarboxylase — protein MKYKDLRDFASRLESLGELRRISQKVSPILEMTELCDRVLRAGGPALLFESKETHAFPVLGNLFGTPRRVALGMGIDNGASGDAGGDQAALESLRDVGRLLSALKEPEPPKGLKDAGKLLSLAKAVWDMAPKTVSAPPCQEIVWEGNDVDLAKLPIQTCWPGDAGPLITWGLTVTRGPNKTRQNLGIYRQQVIGRNKVIMRWLAHRGGALDFREFALKNPGKPYPVAVVLGADPATILGAVTPVPDTLSEYQFAGLLRGGRTELAKCITPGVDTLQVPARAEIVLEGFIYPQEGQPAPAPEGAPPRPSKGASASYEHALEGPYGDHTGYYNEQEWFPVFTIERITMRRDAIYHSTYTGKPPDEPAVLGVALNEVFVPLLQKQFTEITDFYLPPEGCSYRMAIVQMKKSYPGHAKRVMFGVWSFLRQFMYTKFIVVVDEDVNIRDWKEVIWAITTRIDPTRDTVLVDRTPIDYLDFASPVAGLGSKMGLDATNKWPGETDREWGRPIVMDDAVKARIDGLWNELGL, from the coding sequence ATGAAATACAAAGACCTGCGTGACTTCGCGAGCCGCCTCGAATCGCTTGGCGAGCTACGCCGTATCTCGCAAAAGGTGTCGCCTATCCTGGAAATGACGGAACTGTGCGATCGCGTGCTGCGCGCAGGCGGCCCCGCGCTGCTGTTCGAGTCGAAGGAAACGCATGCGTTCCCTGTGCTCGGCAATCTGTTCGGCACGCCGCGGCGCGTCGCGCTCGGCATGGGTATCGACAACGGCGCATCGGGCGACGCCGGCGGCGATCAGGCGGCGCTGGAGTCGCTGCGCGATGTCGGGCGTCTGCTGTCCGCGCTGAAGGAGCCGGAGCCGCCCAAGGGCCTTAAGGACGCCGGCAAGCTGCTGTCGCTGGCGAAGGCGGTCTGGGACATGGCGCCGAAGACGGTGAGCGCCCCGCCCTGCCAGGAAATCGTCTGGGAAGGCAACGACGTCGATCTCGCGAAGCTGCCCATTCAGACCTGCTGGCCGGGCGACGCGGGTCCGCTGATCACCTGGGGCCTCACGGTCACGCGCGGGCCCAACAAGACGCGGCAGAACCTCGGCATCTACCGGCAACAGGTGATCGGGCGCAACAAGGTCATCATGCGCTGGCTTGCGCATCGCGGCGGCGCGCTCGACTTCCGCGAGTTCGCGTTGAAGAATCCCGGCAAGCCGTATCCCGTCGCGGTCGTGCTGGGCGCCGATCCGGCGACCATCCTCGGCGCCGTGACGCCCGTGCCCGATACGCTGTCCGAATACCAGTTCGCGGGCCTGCTGCGCGGCGGCCGCACGGAACTCGCGAAATGCATCACGCCGGGCGTCGATACGCTGCAGGTGCCCGCGCGCGCCGAGATCGTGCTCGAAGGCTTCATCTATCCGCAGGAAGGCCAGCCGGCGCCCGCGCCCGAAGGTGCGCCGCCGCGTCCGTCGAAAGGGGCGAGCGCGTCCTATGAGCATGCGCTCGAAGGTCCGTACGGCGATCACACCGGCTACTACAACGAACAGGAGTGGTTTCCCGTTTTCACGATCGAGCGCATCACGATGCGCCGCGACGCGATCTATCACTCCACCTACACGGGCAAACCGCCCGACGAACCCGCCGTGCTCGGCGTCGCGCTGAACGAGGTGTTCGTGCCGCTGCTGCAGAAGCAGTTCACCGAAATCACCGACTTCTATCTGCCGCCCGAAGGCTGCAGCTACCGGATGGCCATCGTGCAGATGAAGAAGAGCTATCCCGGCCACGCGAAGCGCGTGATGTTCGGCGTGTGGAGCTTCCTGCGGCAGTTCATGTACACGAAGTTCATCGTTGTCGTCGACGAAGACGTGAACATCCGCGACTGGAAGGAAGTCATCTGGGCGATCACGACACGCATCGACCCGACGCGCGATACCGTGCTGGTCGATCGCACGCCGATCGACTATCTGGATTTCGCGTCGCCCGTTGCCGGTCTCGGCTCGAAGATGGGACTCGACGCGACCAACAAATGGCCCGGCGAAACCGATCGCGAGTGGGGTCGGCCGATCGTGATGGACGATGCCGTGAAGGCGCGCATCGACGGTCTGTGGAACGAACTCGGCCTGTGA
- a CDS encoding YkgJ family cysteine cluster protein, with translation MSLPLSHTPSAAPDHACRPNCGACCIAPSISSPIPGMPHGKPAGVRCVQLGDDLRCAIFGKPERPACCSGLQPQPDMCGSSRDEALVWLTRLEADTRP, from the coding sequence GTGTCTCTCCCTTTGTCTCACACGCCGTCCGCTGCGCCGGATCACGCGTGCCGCCCGAATTGCGGCGCGTGCTGCATCGCGCCGTCGATTTCGAGCCCGATTCCCGGCATGCCGCACGGCAAGCCCGCGGGCGTACGCTGCGTGCAGCTCGGCGACGATCTGCGCTGCGCGATCTTCGGCAAGCCGGAACGTCCGGCGTGCTGTTCGGGTCTACAGCCACAGCCGGATATGTGCGGCAGTTCGCGCGACGAAGCGCTCGTCTGGCTCACGCGTCTGGAAGCCGATACGCGCCCGTGA
- a CDS encoding undecaprenyl-diphosphate phosphatase: MDWIITLKALILGVVEGLTEFLPVSSTGHLIVAGSLLNFDVPQEKTFDVVIQLGAILAVCWEFRQRIIDVVSGLATRTEARRFTLNVIIATIPAIVLGLLFEKAIKAVLFSPVPVAFALVVGGVLILWVEARQRNRPDVRARVHSVDDMTPLDALKVGLAQCFALIPGMSRSGSTIIGGMLFGLDRRVATEFSFFLAIPIIFGATVYELHKGWHELSTDALGLFSIGFLAAFVSAFACVRWLLRYIAAHDFSAFAWYRIGFGLLILLIGYSGGLSWAD; this comes from the coding sequence ATGGACTGGATCATCACGTTGAAGGCGCTCATTCTCGGCGTCGTGGAAGGCTTGACCGAATTTTTGCCGGTGTCGAGCACGGGTCACCTGATCGTGGCCGGCAGTTTGCTGAACTTCGATGTCCCGCAGGAAAAAACTTTCGATGTCGTGATCCAGCTCGGCGCGATTCTCGCCGTGTGCTGGGAATTCCGGCAGCGCATCATCGACGTCGTGTCGGGACTCGCGACGCGCACCGAAGCGCGGCGCTTCACGCTCAACGTGATCATCGCGACCATTCCGGCGATCGTGCTCGGGCTGCTGTTCGAAAAAGCGATCAAGGCGGTGCTGTTTTCGCCCGTGCCTGTCGCGTTCGCGCTGGTGGTCGGCGGCGTGCTGATCCTCTGGGTCGAGGCGCGGCAGCGCAACCGGCCGGACGTTCGGGCGCGCGTCCATTCGGTCGACGACATGACGCCGCTCGACGCGCTCAAGGTCGGTCTCGCGCAATGCTTCGCGCTGATTCCGGGCATGTCGCGCTCCGGTTCGACGATCATCGGCGGCATGCTGTTCGGGCTCGACCGGCGCGTGGCGACCGAGTTCTCGTTCTTCCTCGCAATCCCCATCATCTTCGGCGCGACGGTGTACGAGCTGCACAAGGGCTGGCACGAACTGTCGACGGATGCGCTCGGGCTTTTCTCGATCGGTTTTCTGGCCGCGTTCGTCAGCGCGTTCGCTTGCGTGCGCTGGCTGCTGCGCTACATCGCCGCGCACGATTTCAGCGCGTTTGCGTGGTATCGGATCGGCTTCGGTCTGCTGATCCTGCTGATCGGCTATAGCGGCGGTTTGAGCTGGGCGGATTGA
- the trmB gene encoding tRNA (guanosine(46)-N7)-methyltransferase TrmB: MIHDPNEAGLPRDPSQLTDDELPEIADAAASDNPLHLRRIRSFVTRAGRVSTGQRRAMDELGPRYVVPYSPEQPDWEAVFGRRAPRILEIGFGMGATTAEIATHRSNDDFLGVEVHEPGVGALLKLMGEHNLSNIRIIQHDAVEVLENMIAPESLDGVHIFFPDPWHKARHHKRRLIQPKFVALLVSRLKPGAYIHCATDWQNYAEQMLEVLGAEPALENTAKDYAPRPDYRPVTKFEKRGLRLGHSVWDLIYKRRPNS, translated from the coding sequence ATGATTCACGATCCGAACGAAGCCGGTCTGCCGCGCGATCCCTCCCAACTCACGGACGACGAACTGCCGGAAATCGCTGACGCCGCTGCGTCGGACAACCCGCTGCATCTGCGCCGCATCCGCAGCTTTGTGACGCGCGCCGGCCGAGTGTCGACGGGCCAGCGCCGCGCGATGGACGAACTCGGCCCGCGCTACGTCGTGCCCTATTCGCCTGAGCAGCCTGACTGGGAAGCCGTTTTCGGCCGCCGTGCGCCGCGCATTCTGGAAATCGGCTTCGGCATGGGCGCGACGACGGCGGAAATCGCGACGCATCGCTCGAACGACGACTTTCTCGGCGTCGAAGTGCACGAGCCGGGCGTCGGCGCGCTGCTCAAGCTGATGGGCGAGCACAATCTGTCGAACATCCGCATCATCCAGCACGACGCCGTCGAAGTACTCGAAAACATGATCGCGCCCGAGAGTCTGGACGGCGTGCATATCTTCTTTCCCGATCCGTGGCACAAGGCGCGCCATCACAAGCGCCGCCTGATCCAGCCGAAGTTCGTCGCGCTGCTGGTGTCGCGGCTGAAGCCGGGCGCGTACATCCATTGCGCGACCGACTGGCAGAACTACGCAGAACAGATGCTCGAAGTGCTGGGCGCGGAACCCGCACTCGAAAACACCGCCAAGGATTACGCGCCGCGTCCCGACTATCGCCCTGTGACGAAGTTCGAGAAGCGCGGCCTGCGCCTTGGGCACAGCGTGTGGGATCTGATCTACAAGCGTCGTCCGAATAGCTGA
- a CDS encoding EthD family reductase: protein MIKVSILYPYREGGRFDVDYYCGTHMPLAAKLFGAALKGWSVDIGINAGPPGSPPPFVAAGHFLFDTVEAFYEVFKPASDTLLADIPNYTDGGNGKILISEIKVAV from the coding sequence ATGATCAAGGTCAGCATCCTCTATCCGTATCGAGAAGGCGGACGTTTCGACGTCGACTATTACTGCGGCACGCACATGCCGCTCGCCGCGAAACTGTTCGGCGCAGCGCTGAAGGGCTGGTCGGTCGACATCGGCATCAACGCCGGCCCGCCGGGCTCGCCGCCGCCGTTCGTCGCCGCGGGGCACTTTCTGTTCGACACCGTCGAGGCGTTTTACGAAGTCTTCAAACCCGCCAGCGACACATTGCTCGCCGACATTCCCAACTACACGGACGGCGGCAACGGCAAAATCCTGATCAGCGAAATCAAGGTCGCCGTCTAA
- a CDS encoding DUF1439 domain-containing protein, giving the protein MTQSAAPARRRFLVSALSVCVAAGITAPLVACATSTFPFIPDHYTFSQKQVQDAVQRKFPYQRTVSQVFDVALSNPVVGLLPDTNRVSVRLDARLASPFLQQPVNGVFTLSSQLEYDPQSRSVVLRQPNVDNVSVDGNAQAYTQQINAAAAVLATQLLTNYPVYTFKPEQLQFAGVNYEPGTITVLTNGIRVQIVEK; this is encoded by the coding sequence ATGACGCAATCCGCTGCGCCCGCACGGCGCCGCTTTCTGGTTTCCGCGCTGTCCGTCTGCGTGGCCGCAGGCATCACGGCGCCGCTTGTCGCATGCGCAACGTCGACGTTCCCGTTTATTCCGGATCACTACACGTTTTCGCAGAAGCAGGTTCAGGACGCCGTACAGCGCAAGTTTCCGTATCAGCGCACGGTGTCGCAGGTGTTCGATGTCGCGCTGAGCAATCCCGTTGTCGGCTTGCTGCCCGATACGAACCGCGTCTCGGTGCGGCTCGATGCGCGGCTCGCGAGTCCGTTCCTGCAGCAGCCGGTGAACGGCGTGTTCACACTGTCGAGCCAGCTCGAATACGATCCACAAAGCCGTTCCGTCGTGCTGCGCCAGCCGAATGTCGACAACGTGAGCGTCGACGGCAACGCGCAGGCCTATACGCAGCAGATCAACGCGGCCGCGGCAGTGCTCGCCACCCAGCTGCTGACCAACTATCCCGTCTACACATTCAAGCCCGAGCAGCTGCAATTTGCCGGAGTGAATTACGAACCCGGTACAATCACGGTCCTTACAAACGGCATACGCGTGCAGATCGTCGAAAAGTGA
- a CDS encoding alpha/beta hydrolase, with protein MSPKHLLYAVLLGAFVATTGVHAQTGQPAAQPAPSAAPDAEPAAPAPSATEATPPAAPPAAPAPAPAPRPTAASTPPSGPVQNIVLVHGAFVDGSSWNGVIARLQKKGYRVASVQIPLTSAAEDIAATRRVLAQLTGPTVLVGHSWGGFVITEAGSGPDASKVVGLVYVAAIAPDIGESSVDILKRGPQMPAGSAMTKDSSGFLWLDPARYHADFAADVPENLTRVLVAAQQPIAAKSFEERATQAAWRYKPSWYIVTTRDRAVSPEIQRWMAHRIGATIVETPSSHLLPVAHAGAAADAIDRAAKEFGKE; from the coding sequence ATGTCGCCGAAACATCTGCTCTATGCCGTTCTCCTTGGCGCGTTCGTCGCCACAACCGGCGTCCATGCGCAGACGGGACAACCCGCGGCGCAGCCCGCGCCATCGGCGGCGCCCGATGCCGAGCCTGCTGCGCCCGCGCCTTCCGCCACGGAAGCCACGCCGCCAGCTGCACCACCCGCAGCACCGGCTCCCGCTCCCGCGCCTCGCCCCACCGCGGCTTCCACGCCACCCAGCGGTCCCGTGCAGAACATCGTGCTCGTACATGGCGCGTTCGTCGACGGATCGAGCTGGAACGGCGTGATCGCGCGCTTGCAGAAGAAGGGGTATCGCGTCGCGTCGGTGCAGATTCCGCTGACCTCGGCCGCCGAGGACATCGCGGCCACCAGACGCGTGCTCGCGCAACTGACCGGCCCGACTGTGCTGGTCGGCCATTCGTGGGGCGGCTTCGTGATTACGGAGGCGGGCTCGGGACCGGATGCATCGAAGGTCGTCGGCCTCGTCTACGTGGCGGCGATCGCGCCGGATATCGGCGAATCGTCGGTCGATATTCTCAAGCGCGGCCCGCAGATGCCCGCCGGCTCGGCGATGACGAAGGACAGCAGCGGCTTTCTGTGGCTCGACCCGGCGCGCTATCACGCCGACTTCGCCGCCGACGTCCCCGAAAACCTGACCCGCGTGCTCGTCGCCGCGCAGCAGCCGATCGCGGCCAAGTCCTTCGAAGAGCGCGCGACACAAGCCGCGTGGCGCTACAAGCCGTCGTGGTACATCGTGACGACGCGCGACCGCGCGGTGTCGCCGGAAATCCAGCGCTGGATGGCGCATCGCATCGGCGCGACGATCGTCGAAACGCCGTCGAGCCATCTGCTGCCCGTCGCGCACGCAGGCGCGGCGGCCGATGCGATCGACCGCGCGGCGAAGGAGTTCGGCAAGGAGTAA
- a CDS encoding amino acid permease, whose amino-acid sequence MSDGLNGQQHDGLKRGLKNRHIQLIALGGAIGTGLFLGSAGVLKSAGPSMILGYAIGGFIAFLIMRQLGEMVAQEPVAGSFSHFAYKYWGDFPGFLSGWNYWMLYVLVSMAELTAVGTYVHFWWPDVPAWVSALVCFVVINAINLTNVKAYGETEFWFAIIKVVAVIGMILFGGYLLLSGNGGPQASISNLWSHGGFFPHGFNGLFMMLAVIMFSFGGLELIGITAAEADDPQKSIPKAVNQVIYRILIFYICSLVVLLSLYPWNQVAEGGSPFVMIFSQIGAGLTANVLNVVVLTAALSVYNSGVYANSRMLYGLAEQGNAPRALLKVDKRGVPYMAIGLSALATFACVIINYLIPAKALDVLMALVVAALVLNWSLISLTHLKSRRAMLAQGETLVFKSLWFPLGNWLCLAFMAMVLVILAMTPGLNVSVLLVPVWLFVMWIGYVVKRRRAAAHRLAGATGGR is encoded by the coding sequence TTGAGTGACGGACTTAACGGACAGCAGCATGACGGCCTGAAGCGTGGGCTGAAGAACCGCCATATCCAGCTGATCGCGCTGGGCGGCGCGATCGGTACGGGGCTTTTTCTGGGATCGGCGGGGGTTTTGAAATCGGCGGGACCGTCGATGATTCTCGGCTACGCGATCGGCGGATTCATTGCGTTTCTGATCATGCGTCAACTCGGCGAAATGGTTGCGCAGGAACCCGTTGCGGGTTCGTTCAGCCACTTCGCGTACAAGTACTGGGGCGATTTCCCGGGCTTCCTGTCGGGCTGGAACTACTGGATGCTGTACGTGCTCGTGAGCATGGCCGAACTGACGGCTGTCGGCACTTATGTGCACTTCTGGTGGCCGGACGTGCCGGCGTGGGTGTCGGCGCTCGTGTGCTTCGTCGTGATCAACGCGATCAACCTCACGAACGTGAAGGCATACGGCGAGACTGAGTTCTGGTTCGCGATCATCAAGGTCGTGGCCGTGATCGGCATGATCCTGTTCGGCGGCTATCTGCTGCTGAGCGGCAACGGCGGTCCGCAGGCATCGATCTCGAACCTGTGGAGCCACGGCGGCTTCTTCCCGCACGGCTTCAATGGCCTGTTCATGATGCTCGCGGTGATCATGTTCTCGTTCGGCGGGTTGGAACTGATCGGCATCACGGCCGCCGAAGCCGACGATCCGCAGAAGAGCATTCCGAAGGCCGTGAATCAGGTGATCTACCGGATTCTGATTTTCTACATCTGCTCGCTGGTCGTGCTGCTGTCGCTGTATCCGTGGAATCAGGTCGCGGAAGGCGGCAGTCCGTTCGTGATGATCTTTTCGCAGATCGGCGCGGGTTTGACGGCGAATGTTCTTAACGTCGTCGTGCTGACGGCGGCGCTGTCGGTGTACAACAGCGGCGTCTATGCGAATAGCCGCATGCTGTACGGTCTCGCGGAGCAGGGCAATGCGCCGCGCGCGCTGCTAAAGGTGGACAAACGCGGCGTGCCGTATATGGCGATCGGGCTGTCGGCGCTCGCGACGTTCGCTTGCGTGATCATCAATTACCTGATTCCCGCGAAGGCGCTCGACGTGCTGATGGCGCTCGTCGTCGCAGCGCTGGTGCTGAACTGGTCGCTGATCAGCCTGACGCATCTGAAGTCGCGTCGCGCGATGCTTGCGCAGGGCGAGACGCTCGTCTTCAAGTCGCTGTGGTTCCCGCTCGGCAACTGGCTCTGCCTCGCGTTCATGGCGATGGTGCTCGTGATTCTCGCGATGACGCCGGGACTCAATGTGTCGGTGCTGCTGGTGCCTGTGTGGCTCTTCGTGATGTGGATCGGCTATGTGGTGAAGCGCCGACGCGCGGCGGCGCATCGGCTGGCGGGGGCAACGGGCGGGCGGTGA
- a CDS encoding LysE family translocator, with amino-acid sequence MHSLSMLSDGFFLSLSLCLDIGLVNVAIISLTLSHGFRPGFWLGLGSCFGDLIYAALALAGMAALLQFESVRWVVWIGGAAILLFLTWKMAREALFPASAPPVEGEADPSTPHLDPKRGFLRGVLLAVSSPSAILWFAAVGGALIAKAGATSVTTAPVFLGGFFLGGLCWTLFICGLASHGRKRAGTGLLRICHVLSAVLFAYFSYSVIVNGYHDLIVPTAHAAS; translated from the coding sequence ATGCATAGCTTGTCGATGTTGTCGGACGGTTTTTTTCTCTCGCTGTCGTTGTGCCTCGATATCGGCCTCGTCAACGTCGCGATCATCTCGCTGACGTTGTCGCACGGCTTCAGGCCGGGCTTCTGGCTCGGCCTCGGTTCCTGTTTCGGCGATCTGATCTACGCGGCGCTCGCGCTCGCGGGCATGGCCGCGCTGCTGCAATTCGAGTCGGTGCGCTGGGTCGTGTGGATCGGCGGCGCGGCGATCCTGCTCTTTCTGACCTGGAAGATGGCGCGCGAGGCGCTGTTTCCGGCATCGGCGCCGCCTGTCGAAGGCGAAGCCGATCCGTCGACGCCGCATCTCGATCCGAAGCGCGGCTTTCTGCGCGGCGTGCTGCTCGCCGTTTCTTCGCCGAGCGCGATTCTGTGGTTCGCGGCCGTCGGCGGCGCGCTGATCGCCAAGGCAGGCGCGACATCGGTGACGACAGCGCCCGTGTTTCTCGGCGGCTTTTTTCTCGGCGGACTGTGCTGGACACTCTTCATTTGCGGCCTGGCAAGCCACGGACGCAAGCGCGCCGGCACGGGGCTGCTGCGCATCTGTCACGTGCTGTCGGCGGTGTTGTTCGCTTATTTCTCGTACAGCGTGATCGTCAACGGCTACCACGATCTGATCGTGCCGACGGCTCACGCTGCAAGCTGA
- the hemN gene encoding oxygen-independent coproporphyrinogen III oxidase — translation MNTAPSFPSADSLFRPDLLAKYSANGPRYTSYPTALQFRDDFSPDDYRRAAADKGASETGLSLYFHIPFCDTVCFYCGCNKVVTKNRARSAPYLARLKREIALQAELFDTSRPVTQLHWGGGTPTFLSHDEMSELMATTREHFLLRSDAEGEFSIEVDPREAPPKTIVHLRNLGFNRLSLGVQDFDPVVQRAINRIQPLEMTASVIRAARATGFHSIGVDLIYGLPYQTVSSFSRTLDTMLELAPDRLSVFGYAHMPQLFKMQRQMDPSTLPSPAERLAILQRVVERLTDAGYVYIGMDHFALPTDELARAQAQRTLHRNFQGYSTRAECDLIGFGASSIGKVGDVYAQNAKDLTGYAAAIDTGELAITRGVRLSADDRLRRDIITQLMCNLELRFDEFEAAYGIRFQDTFAPELERLRAFEDDGLVKIGAGRLDVQVAGRMLVRNIAMVFDRYLGQQSMQRFSRTV, via the coding sequence ATGAACACCGCGCCTTCTTTCCCTTCGGCGGATTCGCTGTTCCGTCCCGACCTGCTCGCGAAGTACAGCGCGAACGGACCACGCTACACGTCGTACCCGACGGCCCTCCAGTTCCGCGACGACTTCTCGCCCGACGACTACCGCCGCGCCGCCGCCGACAAAGGCGCATCGGAAACCGGTCTCTCGCTGTACTTCCACATTCCGTTTTGCGACACCGTCTGCTTCTATTGCGGCTGCAACAAGGTGGTGACGAAGAACCGCGCGCGCTCGGCGCCGTATCTCGCGCGGCTCAAGCGCGAAATCGCGCTGCAGGCCGAACTCTTCGATACGTCCCGGCCTGTGACGCAGTTGCATTGGGGCGGCGGCACACCGACTTTTCTGTCGCACGACGAAATGTCGGAACTGATGGCCACCACGCGCGAGCACTTCCTGCTGCGCAGCGACGCCGAAGGCGAGTTCTCGATCGAAGTCGATCCGCGCGAGGCGCCGCCGAAAACCATCGTGCATTTGCGCAATCTCGGCTTCAATCGTTTGAGCCTCGGTGTGCAGGACTTCGATCCCGTCGTGCAGCGCGCGATCAATCGCATCCAGCCGCTCGAAATGACGGCGAGCGTAATCCGCGCCGCGCGCGCGACGGGTTTTCATTCGATAGGCGTCGATCTCATCTACGGCCTGCCGTATCAGACGGTGAGCAGCTTCAGCAGGACGCTCGATACGATGCTCGAACTCGCGCCCGACAGGCTCTCCGTCTTCGGCTACGCGCACATGCCGCAACTTTTCAAGATGCAGCGGCAGATGGATCCGTCGACGCTGCCCTCGCCCGCTGAGCGGCTCGCGATTTTGCAACGCGTCGTCGAGCGACTGACGGACGCGGGCTATGTGTATATCGGCATGGACCATTTCGCGCTGCCCACCGACGAACTCGCGCGTGCGCAGGCGCAGCGCACACTGCATCGCAACTTCCAGGGCTACAGCACGCGTGCCGAGTGCGATCTGATCGGCTTCGGGGCATCGTCGATCGGCAAGGTCGGCGATGTGTACGCGCAGAACGCGAAAGACCTGACGGGCTACGCAGCGGCCATCGACACAGGCGAGCTGGCGATCACACGCGGCGTGCGTCTATCCGCCGACGACCGGCTGCGGCGCGACATCATCACCCAGCTGATGTGCAACCTGGAATTGCGTTTCGACGAATTCGAGGCCGCGTACGGCATCCGCTTTCAGGACACGTTCGCGCCCGAACTGGAACGGCTGCGCGCCTTCGAGGACGACGGGCTCGTGAAGATCGGCGCGGGACGGCTCGATGTGCAGGTGGCTGGGCGGATGCTCGTGCGCAACATCGCGATGGTGTTCGACCGTTATCTGGGCCAACAGTCGATGCAGCGGTTTTCCCGAACGGTGTAA
- a CDS encoding Rossmann-like and DUF2520 domain-containing protein produces MSQPSLPRLGFVGAGRIARCLALGFARAGYPVTAIASRTPESARQLASQIEFCAAYDDPQRAVESADILFLTVPDDSIGTTANTLAFPARAAPGKEAWAVVHCSGASPVELLAPARDQGASIGGFHPLYLFSGDLTDVDRIAGCSVTIEADGALKDALVALAGALHCHPLSIPADGRLLYHAAAHYAAGFALCSLAENVNLWRKLGFDEHDALRALLPMMTRTLETARDRGLANALAGPVSRGDVGVVEKQLSLLEGLGGDHGALFGLMSRRAVALARQRVTPPVAIDAIAAAVEQSLSRTLQGAAKGASAE; encoded by the coding sequence ATGTCCCAGCCCTCCTTGCCGCGCCTGGGTTTCGTCGGCGCGGGCCGGATTGCGCGTTGTCTTGCGCTCGGCTTCGCACGCGCCGGATATCCCGTCACGGCTATCGCGAGCCGCACGCCGGAATCGGCGCGGCAGCTTGCCAGTCAGATCGAATTCTGCGCCGCGTATGACGACCCTCAGCGGGCCGTCGAGTCGGCGGACATACTCTTTTTAACCGTCCCGGACGACAGCATCGGTACGACAGCGAACACACTCGCCTTTCCAGCGCGAGCGGCGCCCGGCAAGGAAGCCTGGGCCGTCGTGCATTGCAGCGGCGCGTCGCCCGTCGAACTGCTGGCCCCGGCTCGGGACCAGGGCGCGTCGATCGGCGGTTTTCATCCACTTTACCTGTTCAGCGGCGATTTGACAGACGTCGACCGGATCGCCGGCTGCTCGGTGACGATCGAGGCCGACGGCGCGCTAAAAGACGCGCTGGTGGCGCTCGCCGGCGCGCTGCACTGCCATCCGCTGTCGATTCCCGCCGACGGCCGCCTGCTGTATCACGCGGCAGCGCACTACGCGGCGGGATTCGCGCTGTGCAGCCTCGCCGAAAACGTGAACCTGTGGCGCAAGCTCGGATTCGACGAGCACGACGCGCTGCGCGCACTGCTGCCGATGATGACGCGCACGCTCGAAACCGCCCGCGACCGCGGCCTCGCCAACGCGCTGGCAGGCCCCGTTTCACGCGGCGACGTCGGCGTGGTGGAAAAGCAACTGTCGCTGCTGGAAGGGCTGGGCGGCGATCACGGCGCGCTGTTCGGGCTGATGTCGAGGCGGGCCGTCGCGCTCGCGCGCCAGCGTGTGACGCCGCCCGTCGCCATCGACGCGATCGCCGCCGCTGTCGAACAGTCGCTCAGCCGCACGCTTCAAGGCGCAGCGAAAGGTGCAAGCGCGGAGTAA